The bacterium genome includes a window with the following:
- a CDS encoding NAD(P)/FAD-dependent oxidoreductase translates to MKIAIIGAGLTGLSAAYQLAGSEHEVVLFEKAPEVGGLARGFSLEGEPLERYYHHIFTHDSTLRDYARELGVEDALEWLPSRMGTFIEGRTLPFMGPKDLLTFPHISLFERIRFGLATLYARQLKRYEPLEQETAAEWLPRVFGKAGYQKIWEPLLRKKFEAFTPEVAAVWMWGKIALRGSSREKGKEKELLGYMRGSFQKFHEALAEACRARGVAIHLNADVRKLEREQGQWTLQVGERRETGFDQVLVTLPPKPMRALVGQALDADEQRRLEAMKFQGAMVAVLKLDRRLTDFYWINVNDYQVPFGGLIEHTNLIPKERYGGYHVVYLSRYVSSEDPFFQESDESVLQRFYAELPKFNPAFSPEWVKESWLFRDAYAQPVIPCNYREQMPPMVTSAEGLFLANMNHIYPEDRGMNYALALGKQASQAMLQRRTEQRVIKPELTGAEQAR, encoded by the coding sequence GTGAAGATCGCGATCATCGGAGCGGGGCTGACCGGCCTGTCTGCCGCCTATCAGCTTGCCGGCTCCGAACACGAGGTGGTCCTTTTCGAGAAGGCCCCCGAGGTCGGGGGTCTTGCGCGCGGCTTCTCGCTCGAAGGCGAGCCCCTCGAGCGCTACTACCACCACATCTTCACCCACGACAGCACCCTGCGCGACTACGCGCGGGAGCTGGGCGTCGAGGATGCGCTCGAATGGCTCCCCAGCCGGATGGGCACCTTCATCGAGGGCCGCACGCTGCCCTTCATGGGCCCCAAGGACCTGCTCACCTTCCCGCACATCAGCCTGTTCGAGCGCATCCGCTTCGGGCTCGCGACCCTCTACGCACGCCAGCTCAAGCGGTACGAACCCCTCGAGCAGGAAACCGCGGCCGAGTGGTTGCCCCGCGTCTTCGGAAAAGCCGGCTACCAGAAGATCTGGGAGCCCCTGCTGCGCAAGAAGTTCGAGGCCTTCACCCCGGAGGTGGCGGCCGTCTGGATGTGGGGCAAGATCGCCCTGCGCGGCTCGTCGCGTGAGAAGGGGAAGGAAAAGGAGCTGCTCGGCTACATGCGCGGCAGCTTCCAGAAGTTCCACGAGGCGCTCGCCGAGGCGTGCCGCGCCCGTGGGGTAGCCATCCACCTCAACGCCGACGTGCGCAAGCTGGAGCGGGAGCAGGGCCAGTGGACCCTCCAGGTCGGCGAGCGCCGCGAGACCGGCTTCGATCAAGTGCTCGTCACGCTCCCGCCCAAGCCCATGCGCGCGCTCGTGGGCCAGGCCCTCGACGCCGATGAACAGCGACGCCTGGAGGCCATGAAGTTCCAGGGCGCCATGGTCGCGGTCCTGAAGCTGGATCGGCGCCTCACCGACTTCTACTGGATCAACGTCAACGACTATCAGGTTCCCTTCGGCGGGCTGATCGAGCACACGAACCTCATCCCGAAGGAGCGCTACGGCGGCTATCACGTCGTCTACCTCTCGCGCTACGTCTCGTCCGAAGACCCGTTCTTCCAGGAGAGCGACGAGAGCGTGCTCCAGCGCTTCTACGCAGAACTCCCGAAGTTCAACCCCGCCTTCTCGCCGGAGTGGGTGAAGGAGTCCTGGCTCTTCCGCGACGCCTACGCCCAGCCCGTCATCCCGTGCAACTACCGCGAGCAGATGCCCCCGATGGTGACGTCCGCGGAGGGGCTGTTCTTGGCCAACATGAACCACATCTATCCCGAAGATCGCGGCATGAACTACGCGCTCGCCCTCGGCAAGCAAGCGAGCCAGGCCATGCTGCAGCGGCGCACCGAGCAGCGCGTGATCAAGCCTGAGCTGACCGGGGCCGAACAAGCGCGCTAA
- a CDS encoding glycosyltransferase family 2 protein, giving the protein MLISIVVPIYNEEAIILELHRRLTAVMQGMPDDYELVFVNDGSRDGSRQLLKGVVSSDPRSRLIDLSRNFGHQIAITAGLDHARGDAVVIIDADLQDPPEVIPRLVEKWREGFDVVYAVRAKRQGESLFKRVTAAGFYRLIARITNVEIPIDTGDFRLMNRRAVESLKRVREKNRFVRGLVAWIGFRQVGVEFVREERFAGETKYPLKKMLKFAFDGITSFSFLPLQLATYLGFLVSGVSFLGILYVIYLRVFAHATIVGWASLMAVLLFLGGVQLITIGIIGEYIGRIYEEVRGRPLYLTQEVLGFDERDEGA; this is encoded by the coding sequence GTGCTCATTTCGATCGTCGTTCCCATCTACAACGAGGAAGCGATCATCCTCGAGCTGCACCGCCGGCTCACGGCCGTGATGCAGGGCATGCCGGACGATTACGAGCTGGTGTTCGTCAACGATGGAAGCCGCGATGGCTCGCGGCAGCTGCTGAAGGGGGTCGTGAGCAGCGACCCCCGTTCGCGCTTGATCGACCTTTCCCGGAACTTCGGCCACCAGATCGCCATCACGGCCGGTCTCGACCACGCCCGCGGCGATGCCGTCGTCATCATCGACGCCGACCTGCAGGATCCGCCCGAGGTGATCCCCCGCCTGGTCGAGAAGTGGCGCGAGGGCTTCGACGTCGTCTACGCCGTGCGGGCCAAGCGCCAGGGCGAGAGCTTGTTCAAGCGCGTCACGGCGGCAGGCTTCTACCGGCTCATCGCGCGCATCACCAACGTGGAGATCCCGATCGACACCGGCGATTTCCGCCTCATGAACCGCCGGGCCGTCGAGAGCCTCAAGCGCGTGCGCGAGAAGAATCGTTTCGTGCGGGGGCTCGTCGCCTGGATTGGCTTCAGGCAGGTCGGGGTCGAGTTCGTCCGCGAGGAGCGCTTCGCCGGGGAGACCAAGTACCCCCTCAAGAAGATGCTGAAGTTCGCCTTCGACGGCATCACCAGCTTCTCGTTCCTCCCCCTCCAGCTCGCCACCTACCTGGGCTTCCTGGTCTCGGGCGTCAGCTTCCTCGGCATCCTTTACGTGATCTACCTGCGCGTCTTCGCCCATGCGACCATCGTCGGCTGGGCCTCGCTCATGGCGGTGCTGCTCTTCCTCGGGGGGGTGCAGCTCATCACCATCGGCATCATCGGCGAGTACATCGGCCGTATCTACGAAGAGGTCAGAGGCCGTCCCCTCTACCTCACCCAGGAGGTCCTGGGGTTCGACGAAAGGGACGAAGGGGCTTAA
- a CDS encoding GtrA family protein yields MAKIARFIASGGTSAVFNLALLHVLIGWCGLRGGWREDAAYLVALELSILFQFALCRFWVWKGAEREGAIWPQLIRFHGAAFVTSLGRLVLFTVLRRAGMHYLFNASLGIALGAVVNYFLYEKLVFRTRPIKP; encoded by the coding sequence TTGGCCAAGATTGCCCGCTTCATCGCGTCGGGGGGCACTTCGGCCGTCTTCAATCTCGCGCTCTTGCACGTCTTGATCGGCTGGTGCGGCTTGCGCGGGGGATGGCGAGAGGACGCGGCCTACTTGGTCGCGCTGGAGCTGAGCATCCTCTTCCAGTTCGCCCTGTGCCGCTTCTGGGTCTGGAAGGGGGCCGAACGCGAGGGGGCGATCTGGCCGCAATTGATCCGCTTCCACGGGGCCGCCTTCGTCACATCGTTAGGACGGCTGGTGCTTTTCACCGTGCTGCGTCGGGCGGGGATGCACTACCTGTTCAACGCTTCGCTCGGGATCGCCCTGGGGGCAGTGGTCAATTACTTCCTGTACGAGAAGCTGGTCTTCCGGACCCGCCCCATCAAGCCTTAA